Proteins co-encoded in one Aspergillus flavus chromosome 2, complete sequence genomic window:
- a CDS encoding sulfite efflux pump SSU1 — protein MDQGTTDKASQRCLANGGQAWTDPKISKHETGWRYVVRNFTPAWFSANMGTGIASILLNTLPYNGRWLYWISVVLFAFNVLLFIVFLLITALRYLMYPDIFPVMVTHPAQSMFLGTFPMGLATIINMFCFVCVPAWGVWASYFAWGLWITDAVFSVLTCFVLPFIMMTRKSDIALSAMGAAWLLPVVSCVVCAASGAIVADVLPDPQYALGTIVVSYVLWGVGVPLALMIIVIFLMRLLLHKLPPREVLVSMFLPLGPLGQGSYGIQKLGQVSQNIFPKTDILRPGTGDVFEMLGFFIGLLLWAFGLLWLFFAVASIIRTRKFPFNLGWWAFTFPLGVYATSTCQLGREMPSRFFRVLGTIFSVCVVLLWILVTCLTAKGVYNRSLFKAPCLADLREKQRRLREEQRDVEEK, from the exons ATGGACCAAGGCACCACAGACAAAGCGTCACAAAGATGCTTAGCAAATGGAGGCCAAGCATGGACAGACCCCAAGATCTCAAAACATGAGACTGGCTGGCGTTATGTCGTTCGGAACTTTACTCCGGC ATGGTTCTCCGCAAATATGGGAACTGGGATCGCGTCAATCCTGCTCAACACACTGCCGTATAATGGGAGATGGCTCTACTGGATATCAGTGGTTCTATTTGCCTTTAACGTGCTGTTATTTATTGTCTTTCTGCTTATAACGGCCCTTCGGTATCTGATGTACCCCGACATATTCCCAGTTATGGTCACCCATCCAGCACAATCAATGTTTCTGGGGACCTTCCCAATGGGCCTTGCCACTATCATAAACATGTTCTGCTTTGTCTGCGTGCCGGCATGGGGAGTCTGGGCGAGCTACTTCGCCTGGGGGTTGTGGATCACTGATGCCGTTTTCTCTGTGCTAACGTGCTTTGTGTTACCTTTTATCAT GATGACACGTAAATCCGATATCGCGTTGTCCGCAATGGGCGCAGCATGGCTTCTCCCCGTTGTGTCATGCGTTGTGTGCGCAGCCTCCGGCGCCATTGTCGCGGACGTGTTACCAGACCCCCAATATGCACTCGGAACGATCGTCGTCAGCTATGTGCTGTGGGGAGTTGGGGTACCTCTTGCACTGAtgataatagtaattttcCTCATGCGACTGCTGCTACACAAGTTACCACCAAGGGAGGTACTAGTGAGCATGTTCCTGCCTCTTGGACCTCTCGGACAAGGCAGCTATGG AATCCAAAAGCTAGGCCAAGTATCCCAAAACATCTTTCCAAAAACCGACATCCTGCGACCAGGGACCGGTGACGTATTCGAAATGCTTGGCTTTTTCATCGGACTCTTATTATGGGCATTCGGACTACTCTGGCTTTTCTTCGCCGTTGCGTCTATCATTCGCACCCGGAAATTTCCGTTCAATCTAGGCTGGTGGGCGTTCACTTTTCCTCTCGGAGTCTATGCCACCAGCACTTGCCAGCTGGGCCGAGAGATGCCGTCGCGTTTCTTCCGGGTGCTTGGAACG ATATTCTCCGTCTGTGTAGTGTTATTGTGGATATTGGTGACTTGTCTCACGGCTAAAGGCGTGTATAATAGAAGTCTGTTCAAAGCACCCTGCTTGGCGGACTTGCGTGAAAAGCAACGGAGGTTGAGAGAGGAACAGCGTGATGTGGAAGAGAAATGA
- a CDS encoding uncharacterized protein (metallo-beta-lactamase superfamily protein) gives MEPTVHSIFEKQTSTWQYIVACPETREAVIIDPVLDYSQEQLTINTTSADSLLDVINSHNYKVVRLLETHAHADHLTAASYLQSRLQAQGADVPVCIGRRIRQVQDTFAKRYGVPADELDNAFDHLLEDNETFPIGNLTAKVLHLPGHTPDHVGYLIGSNVFTGDSIFNPDVGSARCDFPNGDAEALYQSMQKLLELPGEFKLYTGHDYPPSTSSVSRVPMPFATVNEQRERNKHVAGGREEFVTWRKTRDSGLSEPRLLHQALQINIRGGKLPRSPDGSRRIFLQVPVTLPESWA, from the coding sequence ATGGAACCAACGGTCCATTCAATCTTCGAGAAACAAACATCCACCTGGCAGTATATTGTGGCATGCCCGGAAACGCGCGAAGCAGTCATTATCGACCCGGTACTGGACTATAGTCAGGAGCAGCTGACGATCAATACAACCTCCGCCGATAGCCTTCTAGATGTGATCAATTCACACAACTACAAAGTAGTCCGCCTCCTCGAGACCCACGCTCATGCCGATCATCTTACCGCAGCTTCTTACCTCCAATCACGACTACAGGCGCAGGGTGCCGACGTTCCTGTCTGCATAGGACGAAGGATTCGCCAGGTTCAAGACACCTTCGCTAAGCGATACGGTGTCCCCGCCGATGAACTAGACAATGCATTCGACCATCTACTGGAGGACAATGAGACCTTCCCGATTGGCAACCTCACAGCAAAAGTCCTACACTTGCCGGGCCATACCCCCGACCATGTGGGCTATCTAATTGGTAGTAATGTCTTCACAGGCGACTCTATATTCAACCCGGATGTTGGTAGTGCTCGCTGTGACTTTCCCAACGGAGATGCCGAGGCTTTATATCAATCCATGCAAAAGCTGCTCGAGCTTCCAGGGGAGTTTAAACTGTACACCGGACATGACTATCCGCCATCTACATCCTCAGTGAGTCGAGTGCCCATGCCTTTTGCGACTGTGAACGAGCAAcgagagagaaacaaacacGTGGCAGGGGGCCGGGAGGAGTTCGTTACATGGAGGAAGACCAGGGACTCGGGGCTAAGTGAGCCAAGACTACTTCATCAGGCTTTACAGATCAATATTCGCGGAGGAAAGTTGCCTCGGAGCCCCGATGGTAGCCGGAGGATTTTCCTGCAGGTTCCTGTTACATTGCCGGAGAGCTGGGCTTGA
- a CDS encoding putative intracellular protease/amidase (conserved hypothetical protein), translating to MVKRILNVVTNVGHYDDPSHPTGLWLSELTHAWHVFEEHGFEQTIVSPAGGPCPLEPRSLKFPNYDKTAKAWHADPARMALLENTASPDQINSADFDAIYFTGGHAVMYDFPDSEGLQRITREIYERGGIVSSVCHGYCGLLNTKRSDGSYLVAGQEMTGFSWCEEVLARVDKSVPYNAEEELKKRGAHYKKATLPFVSYTVVDGNLVTGQNPGSATETAKKVVAALNRS from the coding sequence ATGGTCAAGCGCATCTTGAACGTCGTCACCAATGTCGGACACTACGACGACCCGTCCCACCCGACCGGCTTGTGGTTGTCCGAGCTCACGCACGCCTGGCACGTCTTCGAGGAGCATGGATTCGAACAAACTATTGTCAGCCCGGCAGGCGGTCCTTGTCCCCTGGAGCCGCGGTCGCTGAAGTTCCCCAACTACGACAAGACGGCGAAAGCGTGGCACGCTGACCCGGCACGGATGGCACTGCTGGAGAACACTGCCAGTCCCGACCAGATCAATTCGGCTGACTTTGACGCCATCTACTTCACGGGCGGACATGCGGTGATGTACGATTTCCCGGACAGCGAGGGTCTGCAGCGCATCACGCGAGAGATCTACGAACGGGGTGGTATCGTCTCCTCCGTCTGCCACGGCTACTGTGGCTTGCTCAACACCAAGCGTTCGGACGGTTCCTATCTAGTCGCTGGACAGGAGATGACCGGGTTCTCCTGGTGCGAGGAAGTGCTTGCCCGTGTAGACAAGTCCGTGCCTTACAACGCCGAggaagagctgaagaagcgaGGCGCCCACTACAAGAAGGCCACGCTGCCGTTTGTCTCCTACACCGTCGTCGACGGCAATCTGGTGACTGGGCAGAACCCTGGGTCGGCTACTGAGACTGCGAAGAAAGTCGTCGCCGCCCTCAACCGGTCATGA
- a CDS encoding major facilitator superfamily domain-containing protein translates to MHDIAHNPHYGPQPELGIRAGDEFLTTSLHPTDSETQQVDSRPIPEGGYGWVCVVCTFLMNAHTWGINSAYGVFLSYYLSSDVFPGTTALEYAFVGGLSISCATLVSPLATYLDRRISTQLVLNIGTVVETVSLITTSFVRKNWQLFLSQGVCFGIGMGFCFCGSVGIVSHWFTKRRSLVNGITAAGSGTGGLIYSLAVGHMIPTLGFPWAMRILGIISFVINLVCANLLRVPSSTRSNMRHTPIFSRALLRRLDYLTLLLWAFLSALGYIALLFSLSSYAVAVGFTHDQASLASALLNLGQAIGRPSVGLLSDYLGRINVASGASALAGILCLVVWVFAESLGVLYFFAIAVGLFAGTLFAAAAPLAAEVVGIEDLSAALGILWFVICPPTTVAEAIAVQLRDSEANAKPYLRVQLFTGMMYLGAGGCLVMLRVVLYRSKYRGGNEKGAR, encoded by the exons ATGCACGATATCGCCCACAATCCGCACTATGGTCCTCAGCCTGAGCTAGGTATAAGGGCTGGCGATGAGTTTCTTACTACATCGCTGCACCCGACAGACTCCGAAACTCAACAGGTTGACTCTCGGCCAATACCCGAAGGAGGATATGGCTGGGTGTGTGTGGTATGCACTTTTCTCATGAATGCTCACACATGGGGTATCAACAGC gcgtacggagtattccTCTCTTACTATCTCTCCTCCGATGTCTTTCCCGGAACAACAGCACTCGAGTATGCGTTTGTCGGTGGTCTTAGTATTTCTTGCGCCACGCTTGTATCTCCTCTCGCTACGTACCTAGATAGGAGGATCTCCACTCAACTGGTCCTCAACATTGGTACGGTTGTCGAGACCGTTTCACTCATCACGACATCGTTTGTGAGAAAGAATTGGCAACTCTTTCTCTCACAGGGTGTTTGTTTTGGGATCGGAATGggcttttgtttctgtgGGTCCGTGGGCATTGTCTCTCACTGGTTCACGAAACGACGCAGTCTAGTCAATGGGATCACAGCAGCTGGGTCCGGGACAGGGGGCCTGATATATTCGCTTGCGGTGGGGCATATGATCCCGACGTTAGGGTTTCCATGGGCGATGCGCATCCTGGGTATTATATCTTTTGTCATCAATCTGGTCTGCGCAAACCTGCTTCGGGTACCTTCCTCTACCCGGTCTAACATGCGACATACCCCAATCTTTAGCAGGGCGCTCCTTCGAAGACTAGACTATCTTACCCTTCTACTCTGGGCGTTCTTGAGTGCGTTAGGATACATAGCCCTGTTATTCAGCTTGTCAAGCTACGCGGTCGCGGTTGGCTTCACACATGATCAAGCTAGTCTCGCCAGCGCATTGCTCAATTTAGGGCAGGCAATAGGACGTCCCAGTGTTGGTTTGCTAAGTGATTACCTTGGACGTATCAATGTCGCTTCTGGTGCTTCCGCTCTGGCAGGCATCCTGTGTCTAGTTGTCTGGGTGTTTGCAGAGTCTCTCGGGGTGCTCtacttcttcgccattgCCGTTGGATTATTCGCAGGGACACTATTTGCGGCTGCCGCGCCACTCGCTGCAGAGGTCGTGGGTATTGAGGATCTTTCTGCTGCCCTCGGCATTCTGTGGTTTGTTATTTGCCCTCCAACGACGGTCGCCGAGGCAATTGCTGTACAACTTCGCGATAGTGAGGCCAACGCTAAACCCTACCTGCGAGTCCAACTATTCACTGGAATGATGTATTTGGGAGCGGGAGGTTGCCTGGTCATGTTGAGGGTGGTACTCTACCGGTCCAAATACCGAGGCGGTAATGAGAAGGGAGCGCGCTAA
- a CDS encoding putative glycosyl hydrolase — MAATCPNYCGIEDYGIIGDMHTCALVSKNGGLDFMCWPAFDSPSVFCRVLDNNKGGHFTIRPAGDIKPMSKQRYRACTNVLETRWIHEDGVITLSDYFPVLSKKPSHPGDSASAWCSCDTAADGAEGAECRSGVVRKVECVRGQMDMVVEVFPAFNYALEQHTGQWVTRGDPGNRLNEYLFESATQSLQLSVLTSPDPSGEGSGKTPKISFEIQDRPGMKGPGVFMKMTMLEGQSATFVLHDREKTLPDASSLESYLHMIEHDTAEFWAAWINQCTFRGRYREQVERSLLILKLLTYKPTGAIVASPTFSLPESIGGPRNWDYRYSWVRDAAFVVYVFLKNGYPKEAESYINFIFDRVFPPANSEHQTDRPFLPIMVTIHGEHDIPESELDHLEGYMGSKPVRIGNGAASHTQLDIFGELMDSVYLYHKHGRPISYDQWLAVRRMISHVMDVLHETDRSIWEVRGQPQNFVYSKIMLWVALDRALRLAEKRSNLPCPDRIEWLRARDDLYDEIMTKGYNFKDNYFCMSYESPDILDAAVLIAPLVFFIAPNDPRFLSTLKRVMLPQAKGGLSMANMVSRYDHTKVDDGVGGREGAFVMVTFWLVEAMMRASKAMSYNVDDPFYRQLRKLAITHFDNMLSFANHLGMFSEEVAISGEQIGNTPQAFSHLACISAAMNLGGGD; from the exons ATGGCCGCAACATGCCCAAACTACTGCGGCATTGAAGATTATGGCATCATCGGGGATATGCACACCTGTGCCCTTGTGAGCAAGAATGGTGGTCTGGACTTTATGTGCTGGCCAGCGTTCGACTCCCCGTCTGTCTTCTGCCGCGTTTTGGACAATAACAAGGGTGGGCATTTCACCATCCGCCCGGCAGGAGATATCAAACCAATGAGCAAACAACGATACAGAGCGTGTACAAACGTCTTAGAAACGCGGTGGATCCATGAGGATGGGGTGATCACTCTATCTGACTATTTTCCTGTATTAAGCAAAAAGCCCTCCCATCCGGGGGATTCCGCGTCAGCCTGGTGCTCCTGTGATACGGCTGCTGATGGTGCTGAAGGGGCAGAATGTCGCTCGGGAGTGGTTAGGAAGGTTGAATGCGTTCGCGGACAGATGGACATGGTTGTTGAAGTCTTTCCTGCGTTTAATTATGCGCTTGAGCAGCATACCGGTCAGTGGGTAACTCGTGGCGATCCTGGCAATCGGCTGAATGAGTATCTATTCGAGAGTGCTACGCAGAGCCTGCAGCTCAGTGTTCTTACTAGCCCCGATCCATCTGGTGAAGGTTCGGGTAAGACCCCCAAAATCTCATTTGAGATCCAAGACAGACCGGGAATGAAAGGACCGGGTGTCTTTATGAAAATGACTATGCTAGAAGGACAGTCCGCGACGTTTGTGTTACACGACAGAGAAAAGACTCTTCCGGACGCGAGCTCCCTGGAATCCTACTTGCACATGATAGAGCACGATACCGCCGAATTTTGGGCAGCGTGGATCAATCAGTGCACCTTCCGAGGCCGCTACCGCGAGCAGGTGGAAAGAAGCCTGTTGATACTCAAACTGCTAACGTACAAGCCAACTGGTGCTATTGTTGCATCCCCCACCTTTTCCCTTCCGGAGAGCATCGGCGGACCACGAAACTGGGATTACCGGTACTCTTGGGTGCGTGATGCTGCGTTTGTCGTTTACGTTTTCCTCAAGAATGGATATCCGAAAGAGGCAGAGTCATATATCAATTTTATCTTCGATCGTGTTTTTCCACCGGCGAACAGCGAGCATCAGACCGACAGACCGTTCCTCCCAATCATGGTGACGATCCATGGAGAGCATGACATCCCCGAATCGGAGCTGGATCACCTAGAGGGATACATGGGTAGTAAGCCGGTACGAATCGGGAACGGAGCTGCCAGCCACACCCAGCTAGACATATTCGGAGAACTCATGGATAGCGTTTATCTTTACCATAAGCATGGTCGTCCCATTTCCTACGACCAGTGGCTTGCGGTGAGACGGATGATCAGCCACGTGATGGATGTACTTCATGAAACAGACAGATCGATCTGGGAGGTAAGAGGGCAGCCACAAAACTTCGTATATTCGAAGATAATGTTGTGGGTTGCATTGGACCGAGCATTGCGATTGGCAGAGAAACGCTCGAATTTACCATGTCCGGATCGGATTGAATGGCTACGTGCCCGAGATGATCTCTACGATGAGATAATGACGAAGGGGTACAACTTCAAAGACAACTATTTCTGCATGAGCTACGAAAGTCCAGACATCCTTGATGCAGCCGTTTTGATTGCGCCGCTTGTTTTCTTTATTGCCCCCAATGATCCTAGGTTTCTGAGCACGTTGAAGAGGGTCATGCTACCCCAAGCCAAGGGAGGACTATCAATGGCGAACATGGTCTCTAGATACGATCACACCaaggttgatgatg GGGTCGGAGGCCGCGAGGGCGCTTTCGTGATGGTCACCTTCTGGCTAGTCGAAGCCATGATGCGT GCCTCGAAGGCAATGTCTTACAACGTCGATGATCCGTTTTACCGGCAGCTGCGAAAGTTAGCGATCACGCATTTTGACAATATGCTTTCGTTCGCGAACCACCTGGGAATGTTCTCGGAAGAGGTGGCCATCTCTGGCGAGCAGATAGGTAACACTCCCCAGGCCTTTAGTCATCTGGCTTGTATTAGTGCAGCAATGAATCTGGGCGGAGGGGATTGA